The proteins below are encoded in one region of Verrucomicrobiia bacterium:
- a CDS encoding DUF1326 domain-containing protein — MAKKSGFNTKSVRVFLATLLAVTQMSGLGIGGDKTPSSSGGAATTQHKRPSVRNAADIDSWNINAKIIEACSCRLMCPCYFNTSPDKHFCQFNNAFKVLSGHYGGVDITDVKFWVSGDLSDNFGDTTGLWAAFTFDPATTEAQIEAVTKIIPHIYPLRFEETFLDKKPISWEIKGDLATAKIGDGTDGMVELIAFKDKNTGKPTVIKNLNYFGAKQNKGFELHKSKHHYRGFGHEYGFEDANGFVIEIYSSGDLPRAHY, encoded by the coding sequence ATGGCAAAAAAATCGGGATTCAACACCAAGTCGGTGAGGGTCTTTCTAGCCACTCTTCTCGCTGTTACCCAAATGAGCGGTTTGGGAATCGGGGGAGACAAGACTCCATCTTCGTCCGGCGGGGCGGCAACAACGCAGCACAAAAGACCCAGCGTCCGCAACGCCGCGGACATTGACAGCTGGAACATAAACGCCAAAATCATCGAGGCCTGTTCCTGCCGGCTGATGTGCCCCTGTTACTTCAACACCTCACCGGACAAGCACTTCTGCCAATTCAACAACGCTTTCAAAGTCCTTTCCGGCCACTATGGGGGAGTGGACATCACCGATGTCAAATTCTGGGTCTCCGGCGATTTGAGCGACAATTTCGGCGACACCACAGGACTATGGGCGGCCTTTACTTTTGACCCGGCCACCACGGAGGCGCAAATCGAGGCCGTCACCAAAATCATTCCCCACATTTACCCCCTGAGATTTGAAGAGACCTTTTTAGACAAAAAGCCGATCAGCTGGGAAATCAAGGGGGATTTGGCCACGGCGAAAATCGGCGACGGCACGGACGGGATGGTTGAATTGATCGCTTTCAAAGACAAGAACACCGGCAAGCCAACCGTCATCAAAAACCTGAACTACTTCGGAGCCAAACAAAACAAAGGGTTCGAACTGCACAAATCCAAGCATCATTACCGGGGATTCGGCCACGAGTATGGTTTTGAGGACGCCAACGGCTTTGTAATCGAGATTTACTCCTCCGGCGATCTGCCGAGAGCTCATTATTAA
- a CDS encoding DUF1326 domain-containing protein, with protein MKKFGLTAIAIALLLAAVIAFAQSSGKGKTTGKNTWSFNAKIIEACSCRLMCPCYFNTSPDKHFCQFNNAFNVLSGQYGDTKLAGVKFWVSGDLSENFGDGTGLWAAFTFDPSTTQEQIDAITKIIPNIYPLKFDQTFLDKKPISWEIKGDKATAKIGDGTEGMVELAAFKDAAGKNTVINNLTYFGAKSNKGFQLHKSKHHYKANGHDYGFEDANGFVIEISSTGEIAAN; from the coding sequence ATGAAGAAATTTGGACTTACCGCAATAGCAATCGCTCTGCTTCTGGCGGCCGTTATCGCCTTTGCCCAGTCCAGCGGCAAAGGGAAAACAACCGGCAAAAACACCTGGAGCTTCAACGCCAAAATCATCGAGGCCTGTTCTTGCCGGCTGATGTGCCCCTGCTATTTCAACACTTCGCCGGACAAGCACTTCTGCCAATTCAACAATGCGTTTAACGTTCTTTCCGGCCAATACGGCGACACCAAGCTGGCGGGGGTGAAATTCTGGGTTTCCGGTGATTTGAGCGAGAACTTTGGCGACGGCACCGGGCTTTGGGCCGCCTTCACCTTCGACCCGTCCACCACGCAGGAACAAATTGACGCCATCACCAAAATCATCCCCAATATCTATCCTTTGAAGTTTGACCAGACCTTTTTGGACAAAAAGCCGATCAGCTGGGAAATCAAAGGGGACAAGGCCACCGCCAAAATTGGCGACGGAACGGAGGGAATGGTGGAGCTGGCCGCCTTCAAGGATGCCGCCGGCAAAAACACAGTCATCAACAATTTGACATATTTCGGTGCCAAGTCCAACAAGGGCTTCCAACTCCATAAATCCAAGCATCATTACAAAGCCAACGGCCATGATTACGGCTTTGAAGACGCTAACGGCTTTGTCATTGAAATCAGCTCCACCGGCGAAATCGCCGCCAATTAG
- a CDS encoding VWA domain-containing protein, giving the protein MRYSKYDPEAVRKLKDFAELLKLFNYLALASSGDVEKVLRYMKVLQKQGYLDKGFNLDDFVNQMGEEGYLQKVKNRLSLTPKGERKIRQDSFQAIFSNLKKGGVGNHPIPREGGGTREQLPGKRPYEFGDETENIDFPASIKNVIQRAGLGSDFAFEEKDLEVFETESVSSCATVLLLDISHSMILYGEDRITPAKQVAMALTELIMTQYPKDSLNVVLFGDNAKEVPLKELAYASVGPFHTNTKAGLILARQILGRKKHPNKQIIMITDGKPSVIIRPNGTIYRNPVGLDPIIVNRTLDEAVICRKRKIPITTFMIASDPYLQNFVEKLTELNKGRAYFTTPDRLGEFILWDFVANRRRKIR; this is encoded by the coding sequence GTGCGTTATTCGAAATACGACCCGGAAGCGGTTCGCAAACTGAAGGATTTCGCCGAGCTTTTGAAGCTTTTCAACTATCTCGCTCTGGCCTCCTCGGGGGATGTCGAAAAGGTCCTGCGGTACATGAAAGTGCTCCAGAAACAGGGGTATTTGGACAAGGGCTTCAACCTGGACGATTTCGTCAACCAGATGGGGGAGGAGGGGTATCTTCAAAAAGTCAAAAACAGGCTTTCCCTGACTCCTAAAGGGGAACGGAAAATCCGGCAGGATTCCTTTCAGGCGATTTTTTCCAACCTGAAAAAAGGGGGGGTCGGCAACCATCCCATCCCCCGCGAAGGAGGCGGCACCCGAGAGCAGCTACCGGGAAAGCGCCCCTACGAGTTCGGCGACGAGACGGAAAACATCGATTTTCCGGCTTCTATCAAAAACGTAATCCAGAGGGCCGGCTTGGGTTCCGACTTCGCTTTTGAAGAAAAGGATTTGGAGGTTTTTGAAACCGAATCGGTCTCTTCCTGCGCTACTGTTTTGCTTTTGGATATCAGCCACTCGATGATTCTGTACGGCGAGGATCGCATCACTCCCGCCAAACAGGTGGCAATGGCTTTGACCGAGCTGATAATGACCCAATACCCCAAGGACAGTTTAAACGTTGTGCTGTTTGGGGACAACGCCAAGGAGGTTCCCCTCAAGGAGCTGGCGTACGCCTCCGTTGGGCCCTTCCACACCAACACCAAAGCTGGGCTGATTCTGGCCCGGCAGATTCTGGGGCGGAAAAAGCACCCCAACAAGCAGATTATAATGATTACGGACGGCAAACCCTCCGTAATCATCCGCCCGAACGGCACCATTTACCGAAATCCAGTCGGGCTGGATCCCATCATCGTCAACCGCACGCTGGACGAAGCGGTCATCTGCCGGAAAAGAAAGATTCCCATAACCACCTTTATGATCGCCTCCGATCCCTACCTGCAAAATTTTGTGGAGAAGCTGACGGAGTTGAACAAAGGGCGGGCCTATTTTACCACCCCCGACCGGCTGGGGGAGTTCATCCTTTGGGATTTTGTTGCCAACCGCCGCAGGAAAATCCGATAA
- a CDS encoding S8 family serine peptidase, translating to MKQLLVIFLLLTPSAAYSKAILSSELQAQLDSLPMQGVIEAFLVVKNRAPIGVLKASLPEATRQKLHAEVVTKLRETAATSQKKLLEQLAAEKTAGRVFEFKSYWIDNYLFVRCTKEALLKLAERNDVTEIFENPKLALVTPVEQSAPLTFIPSTLTDSGRAQPNLVAIGCRQMWKRGLTGKGRLVATLDVGIDGNHRALKSRWRGRRPGVSHQAAWFDPVQNLPSPHIYLIDRHHGTHVMGIICGLDTAITSISGPDTTIFVDTLGVAPEAEWISAAVIDNGANGSGILDALEWAADPDGNPNTVEDVPDAVNNSWVYPTFGGGSNLACHPFFWPAIDNLEAAGAVVVFAAGNRTHVSSRSIGNPADRGTTPFSSFAVGNYDIDSLTVDSLNPDSVLGFIGMVPKSSCIGPTLCGPDSLKPEVVAPGTAIYSAFAGNQFGTLTGTSMAAPHVAGAVALLRQYNPNATVDTIKWALAMSATDVEAPGPDTISGYGLINIPKALSLIPPNSGIHVYVKRDSIADSTGRAPFAGGTFDIFLALTNNGTDTAFALFGRLSSADAKSTVLADSAFFGDLGPWGLATNSGQSFRIQLVPGLARGESFRLTLKLIGNAGFNQTLDLTFTVGERLEKNLFHHRNGNVEFTLSNFGTYGFEGGGLEARSLPGFDEGLGFERKTEIKVSRLFEGSFMAGLNDSMVSNTASNEFCCFPQIIQAPDADFAVHVGGNLQVFEQGLSGGTESFSIFDDRLAKNPFGLVSAQKSYSFDSAGQDNFVLLEYTLKNMSVSTWNGLYAGLFFDFNFFDELGNYLGDKAGFERDLHLGYEYHESAPAYRGIASADTGGLSTFKAVRIFPGIADGFTLAEKWQALTSGTIDTAIATATDAALMAAKGPFTVLPGDSVKLAFALVAAATLDSLKTYTQTAQNIYRRLVSAKGDVNADGFFSPADVVLELNCVFLMTGDCSLNRTDLDCNGILQLADVVLAVNRVFLGIPPPCP from the coding sequence ATGAAACAGCTTCTGGTAATCTTTTTGCTTCTAACCCCTTCTGCCGCTTATTCCAAGGCGATCTTGAGTTCCGAGCTTCAAGCGCAACTGGATTCGCTTCCTATGCAAGGGGTTATCGAGGCCTTTCTGGTTGTAAAAAACCGCGCACCAATTGGAGTTTTGAAAGCGTCGCTTCCGGAGGCCACCCGCCAGAAGCTGCATGCGGAGGTGGTCACAAAATTGAGGGAAACGGCGGCAACCTCACAAAAAAAATTGCTGGAACAGCTTGCCGCCGAAAAAACGGCCGGGCGGGTATTCGAGTTCAAAAGCTACTGGATTGACAACTACCTCTTTGTCCGGTGCACGAAAGAGGCGTTACTGAAACTGGCCGAACGGAACGACGTCACCGAAATTTTCGAAAACCCAAAATTGGCTCTCGTGACTCCCGTCGAACAGAGTGCGCCCCTCACTTTTATTCCCTCGACTCTAACGGATTCCGGCCGGGCACAGCCCAATCTGGTGGCTATCGGCTGCCGGCAGATGTGGAAACGGGGCCTGACCGGAAAGGGACGGCTGGTCGCCACATTGGATGTCGGTATTGACGGCAATCACCGAGCCTTGAAGTCCCGCTGGCGCGGCCGCCGCCCGGGGGTCAGCCACCAAGCAGCTTGGTTCGACCCCGTGCAAAATCTCCCATCTCCGCACATTTATCTGATAGACCGCCACCACGGCACTCACGTAATGGGAATTATTTGCGGGCTGGACACGGCCATCACCAGCATAAGCGGCCCGGATACTACCATCTTCGTCGATACTCTGGGCGTGGCGCCGGAAGCGGAGTGGATTTCCGCCGCCGTTATTGACAACGGCGCCAACGGAAGCGGCATTCTGGATGCTCTGGAGTGGGCCGCCGACCCGGACGGTAACCCCAACACGGTGGAAGATGTGCCCGATGCTGTCAACAATTCCTGGGTCTATCCGACTTTCGGCGGCGGCAGCAATCTGGCCTGCCATCCGTTCTTTTGGCCGGCGATCGACAATTTGGAAGCGGCCGGTGCGGTGGTTGTTTTTGCCGCCGGCAACCGCACCCACGTCTCCTCCCGCAGTATCGGCAACCCCGCCGACCGAGGGACGACTCCTTTTTCCAGCTTTGCGGTGGGCAACTACGATATCGACAGCCTGACTGTCGATTCCCTGAACCCCGACTCAGTATTGGGTTTCATCGGCATGGTGCCCAAATCCTCCTGTATCGGCCCGACCCTCTGCGGACCGGACAGCTTGAAACCCGAAGTGGTGGCCCCGGGAACAGCAATTTATTCCGCCTTTGCCGGCAACCAGTTTGGGACGTTGACAGGGACCTCCATGGCGGCTCCGCATGTGGCCGGGGCCGTTGCCCTTTTGCGGCAGTACAATCCCAACGCCACGGTGGACACCATTAAATGGGCCCTAGCGATGTCCGCCACAGATGTCGAAGCCCCCGGCCCCGATACTATTTCCGGCTACGGGCTTATCAACATTCCCAAAGCACTTTCCCTAATTCCACCCAATTCCGGAATTCATGTATATGTGAAGCGGGACAGCATCGCTGATTCGACCGGCCGGGCACCCTTTGCAGGCGGAACCTTTGACATCTTTTTAGCTTTGACTAACAATGGTACCGATACCGCTTTCGCGCTTTTCGGCCGGCTCTCCTCCGCTGATGCCAAAAGTACGGTGCTTGCGGACTCTGCTTTCTTCGGCGACCTTGGGCCTTGGGGGCTGGCCACCAATTCCGGTCAATCTTTTCGCATTCAACTCGTACCAGGCTTGGCGCGGGGGGAAAGCTTTCGGCTTACTTTGAAACTTATTGGCAACGCTGGATTTAATCAAACGCTGGACCTCACTTTTACAGTAGGGGAACGGTTGGAAAAGAATCTGTTTCACCACCGCAACGGCAATGTGGAATTTACCCTTTCCAACTTCGGTACATACGGCTTTGAGGGGGGGGGCTTGGAAGCGCGTTCGCTGCCTGGATTCGATGAGGGGTTGGGGTTCGAACGAAAAACCGAAATCAAAGTCAGTCGCCTGTTCGAGGGGTCCTTTATGGCCGGTTTGAACGATTCAATGGTTTCCAACACTGCATCCAACGAATTTTGTTGTTTTCCCCAAATCATACAGGCACCGGACGCAGATTTTGCCGTGCACGTGGGGGGAAATCTGCAAGTCTTTGAACAGGGGCTTTCGGGCGGCACGGAAAGCTTTTCCATCTTTGACGACCGCCTAGCCAAAAATCCTTTCGGGCTCGTGTCGGCCCAAAAAAGTTACAGCTTCGACAGTGCCGGGCAAGACAATTTCGTGCTTTTGGAATACACGTTGAAAAATATGAGTGTTTCGACTTGGAACGGCCTTTACGCTGGCCTATTCTTTGATTTCAACTTTTTCGATGAATTAGGTAACTATTTAGGGGACAAGGCGGGCTTTGAACGAGATTTGCACTTGGGCTACGAATATCATGAATCCGCCCCGGCCTACCGGGGGATTGCCAGCGCCGACACGGGCGGGCTTTCAACCTTCAAAGCCGTTCGTATCTTTCCCGGAATTGCGGACGGTTTTACGCTGGCAGAAAAATGGCAGGCTTTAACCTCCGGCACCATCGACACGGCTATCGCCACCGCAACAGATGCTGCCTTAATGGCGGCCAAAGGCCCTTTTACGGTTTTGCCAGGAGATTCGGTCAAGCTCGCCTTCGCCCTTGTGGCCGCAGCGACACTGGACAGCCTGAAAACCTACACACAAACCGCCCAAAACATCTATCGCCGTTTGGTTTCCGCCAAAGGGGACGTGAATGCCGACGGTTTCTTTTCTCCGGCCGATGTCGTGCTGGAATTGAACTGCGTTTTCCTGATGACCGGCGACTGCTCTTTGAACCGGACCGATCTGGACTGCAACGGGATTTTGCAGTTGGCGGACGTGGTTCTAGCCGTCAACCGGGTCTTTTTGGGCATCCCCCCTCCCTGCCCGTAA
- the mutM gene encoding bifunctional DNA-formamidopyrimidine glycosylase/DNA-(apurinic or apyrimidinic site) lyase, with translation MPEVETVAAGLRHSIIGQRIVSGRLLTKQLVRVNPKDFSGVVSGKIIRSVNRKGKQIVIGLSGGWVLWVHFMMTGKLWLLEPGEPETKFDGAVFELQPLGKKLVFYDQRRFGRLKLLREEELGQLKEFARLGPDALEVSVQEFVWRLKGRKKNLKALLLDQTSVAGLGNIYADESLFLAQIHPVAIGSRLSSERLSALYAAVRKVLTRAIQAGGSSIRDYSALDGRRGYFQIEHRVYQRTGFPCLICGRTIKRIVVAQRSTHFCSHCQKK, from the coding sequence TTGCCGGAAGTGGAAACGGTCGCCGCCGGGCTGCGACATTCAATCATCGGCCAGCGGATTGTTTCGGGGCGGCTTTTGACCAAACAGCTTGTTCGGGTCAATCCGAAAGACTTCTCCGGAGTGGTTTCCGGGAAAATCATCCGGTCCGTGAACCGGAAAGGAAAACAAATCGTCATCGGGCTTTCGGGCGGATGGGTTCTTTGGGTGCATTTTATGATGACCGGAAAGCTCTGGCTGCTTGAACCGGGCGAGCCGGAGACGAAGTTCGATGGGGCGGTTTTCGAACTTCAGCCCCTGGGAAAAAAACTGGTTTTTTACGATCAGCGGCGGTTTGGACGGCTGAAGCTTTTGCGGGAGGAGGAACTGGGCCAGCTGAAGGAATTCGCCCGATTGGGGCCGGACGCCTTGGAGGTTTCCGTCCAAGAATTTGTTTGGCGGTTGAAGGGACGGAAAAAAAACCTGAAGGCCCTGCTTTTGGACCAGACGTCTGTTGCCGGATTGGGAAATATTTACGCCGATGAGTCCTTGTTTCTGGCCCAAATTCATCCGGTGGCGATTGGTTCCCGACTATCAAGCGAACGATTGTCAGCCCTGTACGCCGCCGTGCGGAAGGTATTGACTCGCGCCATTCAGGCCGGGGGAAGCTCCATCCGGGACTACTCTGCCTTGGACGGCCGCCGGGGATATTTTCAAATCGAGCACCGGGTATACCAAAGAACCGGCTTCCCCTGCCTGATTTGCGGTCGAACCATCAAACGGATTGTGGTGGCCCAACGCTCCACCCATTTTTGCTCTCATTGCCAAAAAAAATGA
- a CDS encoding magnesium chelatase encodes MEKRPSTLKELKDSGYQALPVKEEIRKNVILRLKRKEELFPGIVGYEKTVIPQLVNALLAKHDFILLGLRGQAKTRILRQLPGFLDEFVPAIDGCPVNDNPFQPFCARCRRVSSEMGGKLPITWIPRDRRFQEKLATPDVSIADLIGDIDPIKASREKLDFSSEEVIHYGIIPRTNRGIFAINELPDLQPRIQVGLLNILEEKDFQIKGFPVRMPLDILVVFSANPEDYTNRGNIITPLKDRIDSQITTHYPASVEDALKITEQEAWTERGGKLELPDFYKSAIERIAFAARKSEFVDQSSGVSARLSISALENIVSNMERRALKTGDKKLFPRICDLYAALPSISGKIELVYEGEQEGAGAIAANLVGRAVKELFLAHFPPPRKPKQTVEEEDYTYSEVLSYFSNRHQIELSDESPFEEYSATLHKVKGLKKLAAAHFPTSSPEEEALVMEMILEGLHQHNLIAKEHLEKTYRYSDVLATMLKDMEGAD; translated from the coding sequence ATGGAAAAACGCCCGAGCACCCTGAAGGAACTGAAAGATTCCGGGTATCAAGCCTTGCCGGTCAAAGAGGAAATCCGCAAGAACGTAATATTGAGGCTCAAACGCAAAGAGGAGCTTTTCCCGGGCATCGTTGGGTACGAAAAGACCGTGATTCCCCAGTTGGTCAACGCGCTTCTGGCCAAGCACGACTTCATTTTGCTGGGGCTGCGCGGCCAAGCCAAAACCCGCATCCTGCGCCAGCTCCCCGGCTTTTTGGACGAATTCGTTCCCGCCATTGATGGCTGCCCGGTGAACGACAATCCCTTTCAACCCTTCTGCGCCCGCTGCCGTCGCGTTTCGTCAGAAATGGGAGGTAAGCTTCCGATTACCTGGATCCCCCGCGACCGACGCTTTCAGGAAAAACTGGCCACCCCGGACGTTTCCATCGCCGATTTGATCGGCGATATCGACCCGATTAAGGCCTCGCGGGAGAAGCTGGATTTTTCCAGCGAGGAAGTGATTCATTACGGCATCATCCCCCGCACGAACCGGGGCATTTTCGCCATCAATGAACTTCCGGATTTGCAGCCCCGCATCCAAGTCGGACTCTTGAATATCCTCGAGGAGAAGGACTTTCAGATAAAGGGTTTTCCTGTGCGGATGCCGCTCGACATTCTGGTTGTCTTCTCAGCCAATCCGGAGGATTACACCAACCGGGGTAACATCATAACCCCGCTCAAAGACCGCATTGACTCGCAGATTACCACCCATTATCCGGCCTCCGTGGAGGATGCCTTAAAAATCACGGAACAGGAGGCCTGGACCGAGCGCGGGGGCAAACTGGAATTGCCGGACTTTTACAAGTCCGCCATTGAGCGGATTGCCTTCGCCGCCCGTAAAAGCGAATTTGTGGATCAGTCCTCCGGCGTTTCGGCCCGGCTCTCGATTTCTGCCTTGGAAAACATCGTCTCCAACATGGAGCGCCGGGCGCTCAAAACGGGCGACAAAAAATTGTTTCCGAGAATCTGCGACCTGTACGCGGCGCTCCCCTCCATTTCCGGCAAAATCGAACTGGTGTACGAAGGAGAGCAGGAGGGGGCGGGCGCCATCGCCGCCAATCTGGTCGGCCGGGCGGTCAAGGAACTGTTTTTGGCCCACTTTCCCCCCCCGCGGAAGCCCAAGCAAACCGTCGAAGAGGAAGATTACACCTATTCGGAAGTTTTGAGCTACTTTTCCAACCGGCATCAGATCGAGCTGTCCGACGAGTCGCCGTTCGAAGAATATTCTGCGACGCTACACAAGGTCAAGGGGTTGAAAAAGCTGGCTGCCGCACATTTTCCAACCTCGTCACCTGAAGAAGAGGCTCTGGTGATGGAAATGATCCTGGAGGGACTGCACCAGCACAACCTGATAGCCAAGGAGCATCTGGAAAAAACGTACCGCTATTCGGACGTTCTGGCGACGATGCTGAAGGACATGGAGGGGGCCGACTGA